In Arthrobacter sp. UKPF54-2, the following are encoded in one genomic region:
- a CDS encoding amino-acid N-acetyltransferase, with amino-acid sequence MTETIRIRPARTSDVAAIKTLVAPLADQRILMAKETVAYYESLQEFRIAESADGEVVGCGALHVMWEDLAEVRTLATADAWRGKGVGHLLVERLLEDARALGISRVFCLTFEVDFFKKHGFDVMADQTAVDPVVYSELLRSHDEGVAEFLDLARVKPNTLGNTRMIRTL; translated from the coding sequence GTGACTGAGACGATCCGCATCCGCCCTGCCCGCACGTCCGACGTCGCTGCCATCAAGACCCTCGTCGCGCCCCTGGCCGACCAGCGTATCCTCATGGCCAAGGAAACCGTGGCCTACTACGAGAGCCTTCAGGAGTTCCGGATCGCCGAATCGGCCGACGGCGAGGTGGTCGGCTGCGGGGCGTTGCACGTCATGTGGGAGGACCTGGCCGAGGTGCGCACCCTGGCCACCGCGGACGCCTGGCGCGGCAAAGGCGTGGGGCACCTGCTGGTGGAGCGCCTGCTGGAGGACGCGAGGGCGCTGGGCATCTCCCGGGTCTTCTGCCTGACCTTCGAGGTGGACTTCTTCAAAAAGCACGGCTTCGACGTGATGGCGGACCAGACGGCGGTGGACCCGGTGGTGTATTCGGAGCTCCTGCGCTCGCATGACGAAGGCGTCGCCGAATTCCTGGACCTGGCACGGGTCAAGCCGAACACCCTGGGCAACACCCGGATGATCCGGACGCTGTAG